One Lachnospiraceae bacterium C1.1 genomic region harbors:
- the hypE gene encoding hydrogenase expression/formation protein HypE: MTDTVTMAHGSGGSATKELIENVFAAEFSNDTLNAMEDSAVVPASEKIALTTDSFVVKPVEYKGGNIGRLSICGTVNDLLMRGSKPEYITAGFILEEGLDIDLLKRIVKSAAETAREAGVRIVAGDTKVIDGNGGIYINTAGVGLLDPAAEDISAKRASDGDVIIVSGNLGDHHSAILTDRLGIDSDIESDNAPLVDIVGNLLKSGVEIHTLRDITRGGLATVLKELAESSGTCFYINENDIPASAAVKSFAAMLGLEPLYMGNEGKLAAVVAAKDVERALEIIRNSKYGADAVIVGEVKAEESRRGRLIVRTEIGSEREVGILKGEGLPRIC, from the coding sequence ATGACTGATACGGTAACAATGGCTCACGGCAGCGGCGGAAGCGCCACTAAGGAGCTTATAGAGAACGTTTTTGCAGCGGAATTTTCCAACGATACACTTAATGCGATGGAGGACAGTGCTGTTGTGCCTGCCTCTGAAAAAATCGCTTTAACGACTGACAGTTTCGTGGTCAAACCGGTGGAATACAAGGGTGGAAACATAGGAAGGCTTTCAATTTGCGGTACAGTGAATGACCTTTTGATGAGAGGTTCGAAGCCTGAATATATAACGGCAGGATTTATTCTGGAAGAAGGACTTGATATTGACCTTTTGAAAAGGATCGTTAAATCGGCAGCGGAAACAGCGCGGGAAGCAGGTGTCAGGATTGTTGCCGGTGATACGAAAGTTATAGATGGAAATGGCGGAATCTACATTAATACTGCGGGAGTCGGACTTTTGGATCCGGCGGCAGAGGACATTTCTGCAAAGAGAGCATCTGATGGTGATGTCATCATTGTTTCGGGAAATCTCGGGGATCATCATTCTGCGATTCTTACAGACAGGCTTGGGATTGATTCGGATATTGAAAGTGATAACGCACCACTCGTAGATATTGTGGGTAATCTTTTGAAGAGCGGCGTTGAGATCCATACTTTAAGGGATATCACTCGCGGCGGTCTGGCGACGGTTCTGAAGGAGCTTGCTGAAAGTTCGGGAACTTGTTTTTACATTAATGAAAATGATATACCGGCGAGCGCCGCAGTAAAAAGTTTTGCAGCAATGCTCGGATTAGAGCCGCTCTACATGGGAAATGAGGGCAAGCTCGCCGCAGTGGTCGCAGCGAAGGACGTCGAGAGGGCTCTCGAAATTATCAGAAATTCCAAATATGGTGCTGACGCAGTAATAGTCGGTGAGGTGAAGGCCGAGGAATCCCGCCGCGGCCGCCTTATAGTCAGAACCGAAATTGGCTCCGAGCGGGAAGTCGGAATCTTGAAGGGCGAAGGCTTACCGAGGATCTGCTGA
- a CDS encoding AraC family transcriptional regulator, which yields MNEYVDFTVNFFHKLNLVANIVDISKPLPTDLDLGLRKSIIGPENGYSTKVTFLDPDFIKNRTIYFSIDKYGCHYIFFPLKSEEMNTMLAAGPYLTEPASVIKTNELCKKINIPASLYRYMHQYFSTLPCLQDTSIIENYIDTLAESLFGVGNYQIEYIIQKADADTNYISERESSDNEDIMKRMEHRYELERKIINAISRGDFNSAVRASADPAVRNIDNRSQSTLRSKKNNLLAFNTICRKGAEQGGVHPLFLDDISRRMAVKIENMISPDQDVALHREILKDYCTLVQRNSTSSYSPTMQRALVYIIQHLYDNDLSLQSTAAALSINKSYLSALFKRETKVTFTEYVNSRRIERAIFLLNTTSQPIQEIAGSCGINDVTYFTRIFKQDKGITPSQYRKLITEKV from the coding sequence ATGAATGAATATGTAGATTTCACCGTAAATTTTTTCCATAAACTAAATCTGGTGGCGAATATTGTGGACATAAGTAAACCTTTGCCTACGGATTTGGATCTGGGACTCAGGAAATCGATCATTGGTCCTGAAAACGGCTACAGCACAAAGGTCACTTTTTTAGATCCGGATTTTATAAAGAACAGAACCATCTATTTTTCCATAGATAAATACGGCTGCCACTATATCTTTTTCCCGTTAAAATCAGAAGAAATGAACACTATGCTCGCCGCGGGTCCTTACCTTACAGAACCGGCATCGGTAATAAAGACCAATGAACTCTGCAAAAAAATAAATATCCCGGCAAGTCTATACCGATATATGCACCAGTATTTTTCGACTCTGCCCTGTCTTCAGGATACTTCGATCATCGAGAATTATATCGATACTCTGGCAGAATCTCTTTTTGGCGTCGGCAATTATCAGATAGAATATATAATCCAGAAAGCCGATGCAGATACAAATTATATAAGTGAAAGGGAGAGCTCGGATAATGAGGATATCATGAAAAGGATGGAACACAGATATGAGCTTGAACGAAAGATAATAAATGCGATCTCAAGAGGTGATTTCAACAGTGCCGTCAGAGCCAGCGCCGATCCTGCTGTCAGAAATATCGACAACCGCTCCCAAAGTACGCTTAGGAGTAAAAAAAATAACCTGCTGGCCTTCAATACGATCTGTCGTAAAGGTGCCGAGCAGGGCGGAGTCCATCCCTTATTCTTAGACGATATTTCCAGACGGATGGCGGTAAAAATAGAAAATATGATAAGTCCTGATCAGGACGTGGCGCTGCATCGGGAAATACTTAAAGACTACTGTACTCTTGTTCAGAGAAATTCAACTTCGTCCTATTCGCCAACAATGCAGAGAGCACTTGTTTATATTATACAGCATCTATACGACAATGATCTGAGTCTGCAGTCCACAGCTGCCGCACTTTCAATAAACAAAAGCTATCTTTCTGCACTTTTTAAGCGTGAGACCAAAGTGACCTTTACCGAATACGTAAACAGCCGCCGTATCGAAAGAGCCATTTTCCTCCTTAACACAACGAGCCAGCCGATCCAGGAGATCGCAGGCTCCTGCGGAATAAATGACGTAACCTATTTTACCCGCATCTTCAAGCAGGACAAAGGCATCACCCCAAGCCAATACAGAAAGCTTATTACAGAGAAGGTATGA
- a CDS encoding MFS transporter gives METKKDGINRAKWWQVAGLAVNDIGTNTYMWMMIFISYYLNGIVGVGVVVASSLATAMRLWDGVTDPLIGMILDKTNGRFGKNRPFLVIGQLIMLIMSAFMFFVTPEFPKAAQFVAFILFYAVYIIGYTCQCVVTKSAQTCLTSDQKQRSSFGIYYGILNTVFFTVAPLYSYSYLLGKHNFRFDMSYFTEMWKAGALLSLICTVITYLAIREKDRPEFYGTGDSEENQVKFKDYIDVLKHNKALQMLVISASSDKLGRQMNGNATVSIIIYAIICGNAAAAGLIGAYTTIPGILILLFGIGFVARKFGQMKGFTYSSYGAIVVLAGLIALFVIGDPTSLSLPGDGNFAGWNAFSILFVVLMVCFTGFQNIAGGLVYPMTADCTDYEVYRSGRYVPGLIGTVFSFIDKLISSLAPLIVGFMCTIVSSSAELPTAETAYSKGLAAVGIICMFGVVLLGYVCNVVSMKFYPLNKEMMDSIAEDIAKIKNKSAKTDTTTVGNEELELNEA, from the coding sequence ATGGAAACTAAAAAAGATGGAATCAACAGAGCAAAATGGTGGCAGGTCGCCGGGCTGGCGGTAAATGACATCGGAACAAACACTTATATGTGGATGATGATATTCATATCCTATTATCTGAATGGCATCGTCGGAGTCGGAGTAGTAGTTGCATCTTCACTCGCAACAGCGATGCGGCTTTGGGATGGAGTTACAGATCCGCTGATAGGAATGATACTTGATAAGACAAACGGAAGATTCGGAAAGAACCGTCCGTTCCTGGTAATCGGACAGCTGATAATGCTGATCATGTCGGCATTCATGTTTTTCGTAACACCTGAATTTCCGAAGGCAGCACAGTTCGTAGCATTTATATTATTCTATGCGGTTTATATCATCGGATATACCTGCCAGTGTGTAGTAACAAAGAGTGCACAGACATGCCTTACAAGCGATCAGAAACAGAGATCGAGCTTCGGTATTTATTACGGAATCTTAAATACAGTTTTCTTCACGGTGGCTCCGCTCTATTCTTACAGCTATCTTTTGGGAAAACATAATTTCCGGTTTGATATGTCCTATTTCACAGAGATGTGGAAGGCAGGAGCTCTATTATCACTGATCTGCACGGTCATCACATATCTCGCAATCAGAGAAAAGGACAGACCTGAGTTTTACGGAACCGGCGACAGCGAAGAAAATCAGGTTAAATTTAAGGATTATATCGATGTATTAAAGCATAATAAAGCCTTACAGATGCTTGTTATCAGCGCTTCAAGTGATAAGCTTGGACGTCAGATGAACGGCAACGCAACAGTTTCGATAATCATTTATGCTATCATCTGTGGAAATGCTGCAGCTGCAGGACTTATCGGTGCTTATACAACAATTCCCGGAATACTTATTCTTCTTTTCGGAATAGGTTTTGTGGCAAGAAAATTCGGACAGATGAAGGGATTTACTTATTCATCCTATGGCGCGATCGTTGTTCTGGCAGGTCTCATCGCTTTATTCGTTATCGGAGATCCGACAAGCTTATCACTTCCGGGTGACGGCAATTTCGCAGGCTGGAATGCATTCAGCATCTTGTTTGTAGTTTTGATGGTATGTTTTACAGGTTTCCAGAATATCGCAGGAGGTCTGGTTTACCCGATGACAGCTGACTGTACGGATTACGAGGTTTACAGGAGCGGAAGATATGTTCCCGGACTTATCGGAACCGTATTCAGTTTCATAGACAAGCTGATCTCATCACTGGCTCCGCTGATCGTCGGATTTATGTGCACTATCGTAAGTTCCTCAGCTGAACTTCCCACAGCGGAAACAGCTTACAGCAAGGGACTTGCAGCAGTTGGTATCATCTGCATGTTCGGAGTGGTACTTTTAGGATATGTCTGCAATGTAGTTTCTATGAAATTTTATCCTCTGAATAAAGAAATGATGGACAGCATCGCAGAGGATATTGCAAAGATCAAGAATAAATCCGCTAAGACGGATACGACAACAGTCGGAAACGAAGAATTGGAATTAAACGAAGCATAA
- a CDS encoding glycoside hydrolase family 3 N-terminal domain-containing protein: protein MVNLKASPFNLNDEQIKWVEDTISSMTEDEMIGQLFVNLTLKRDSESLSKLVNEYHIGGARWQGGTLEEVYEQNKFLQEKSRIPLLIAANCEAGGNGAVGEGTMIASGAACGADKSDETVRDMAHVGAVEAAAIGCNWTFAPVADILSNWRNTIVNTRAFGDDPKRVAERSLAYMEEMKKLNIACAAKHFPGDGSEERDQHLVMGCNDLSVEEWDRTYGYVYKSLIEAGLPSIMVGHICQPAYSKMLRPGMKDSDIKPATLSPELLNDLLREKLGFNGLIITDATHMAGLTSAADRESTMPGVIAAGCDMILFFNDPAEDISFVREGIRKGIISEERLSDALHRILGMKAMLGLDKYVFPVKEGLKKVGSKEHHELAAKAADRSITLVKDTQDILPIDPKKKKKVRLYFVETAPASLANGPDKAKANLVKELEDAGFEVDAPKDYYEYEMESPSPMNKFKMMGHEKREEFKKKVDLVLFVVNMKGYAKDNNVRLSYSVGHSQEMPWYVKEVPTIAVSLNYTNHLYDVPMMKTFINAYGDTPEYLHALVEKITGKSEFKGEANELVWCGRWDTRC from the coding sequence ATGGTAAATCTTAAAGCAAGCCCTTTTAACTTAAATGATGAGCAGATTAAATGGGTGGAAGACACAATTAGCTCAATGACCGAAGATGAAATGATCGGGCAGCTTTTCGTCAATCTTACATTGAAAAGAGACAGCGAATCTTTATCGAAACTGGTGAATGAATATCATATCGGCGGCGCGCGCTGGCAGGGAGGTACGCTCGAGGAAGTCTATGAGCAGAATAAATTCCTTCAGGAAAAGAGCAGGATCCCGCTCCTCATAGCTGCAAATTGTGAAGCCGGCGGCAACGGCGCGGTAGGCGAAGGAACAATGATTGCTTCCGGAGCCGCATGCGGCGCTGATAAAAGTGATGAAACAGTGAGAGACATGGCTCATGTAGGTGCGGTGGAGGCCGCAGCTATCGGCTGCAACTGGACATTCGCACCGGTCGCAGATATCCTTTCAAACTGGAGAAATACCATTGTTAACACAAGAGCTTTCGGCGATGATCCAAAGCGTGTGGCAGAGAGATCTTTAGCTTATATGGAAGAGATGAAAAAGCTCAATATCGCCTGTGCGGCAAAGCATTTCCCGGGAGACGGCTCTGAAGAGAGAGACCAGCATCTGGTGATGGGATGCAACGATCTTTCTGTAGAGGAATGGGACAGGACTTACGGATATGTCTATAAAAGCCTTATAGAGGCGGGACTTCCGAGCATCATGGTAGGACATATCTGCCAGCCGGCTTATTCAAAAATGCTCCGCCCGGGAATGAAGGATTCAGATATTAAACCCGCAACTCTTTCACCGGAGCTCTTAAATGACCTCTTAAGAGAAAAACTTGGATTTAACGGACTGATCATCACCGATGCAACTCATATGGCAGGCCTTACTTCTGCGGCAGACAGGGAGAGTACGATGCCCGGAGTTATTGCAGCAGGCTGCGACATGATCCTTTTCTTTAATGATCCCGCCGAGGACATTTCCTTCGTAAGAGAGGGTATCAGAAAAGGAATCATCAGCGAGGAAAGATTGTCCGATGCGCTTCACCGGATACTCGGAATGAAGGCAATGCTCGGACTTGATAAATATGTATTTCCGGTAAAAGAAGGACTTAAAAAAGTAGGTTCCAAAGAGCATCATGAACTGGCTGCAAAGGCTGCAGACAGGAGCATAACTCTTGTAAAGGATACACAGGATATCCTTCCGATAGACCCGAAAAAGAAAAAGAAAGTCAGGCTTTATTTCGTCGAAACAGCTCCGGCTTCTTTGGCAAACGGCCCGGACAAAGCCAAGGCAAATCTGGTGAAGGAGCTGGAGGATGCAGGTTTTGAAGTAGATGCGCCGAAGGATTATTACGAATATGAAATGGAATCCCCAAGCCCCATGAATAAATTTAAGATGATGGGACACGAGAAGAGGGAGGAATTTAAGAAAAAGGTCGATCTCGTTTTATTCGTCGTAAATATGAAGGGTTACGCAAAAGACAATAATGTAAGGCTTTCGTATTCGGTGGGACATTCACAGGAAATGCCCTGGTATGTGAAGGAAGTTCCGACCATAGCGGTTTCGCTTAATTACACGAATCATTTATATGATGTTCCCATGATGAAGACATTTATAAATGCTTACGGCGATACTCCGGAATATCTTCACGCTTTAGTAGAGAAGATCACCGGAAAGTCAGAATTTAAGGGAGAGGCGAACGAGCTTGTATGGTGCGGACGCTGGGATACGAGATGTTAA
- a CDS encoding HAD hydrolase-like protein, with the protein MAELKDFNKTKEYMVCVDSDGCAMDTMNIKHIRCFGPCMIKEWNLEKWQDEILKNWNKVNLYAITRGINRFKGLAVALLEVNVKYTKIEGIEEFSKWADEAPELSNRALEKLIGKHEIFAKALLWSKAVNREIEALPKEEIKPFKGVKEALSLIHESCNVAVVSSANPEAVKSEWERFGLLDYVDIVCAQDVGSKSYCINEILKKGYSPKKVLMCGDALGDVRAAESNGVLYYPIRVNHENESWAEITGEPFERFIDKDYEGSYQSGLIDQFMDNLR; encoded by the coding sequence ATGGCGGAATTAAAAGATTTTAATAAAACAAAGGAATACATGGTCTGCGTGGATTCGGACGGATGCGCGATGGACACGATGAATATAAAGCATATCAGATGTTTCGGACCCTGCATGATAAAGGAATGGAACCTGGAAAAATGGCAGGATGAGATTCTTAAAAACTGGAATAAGGTAAATTTATACGCAATAACCCGAGGAATCAACAGATTTAAGGGCCTTGCAGTTGCTTTGCTCGAGGTAAATGTCAAATATACAAAGATCGAGGGAATTGAAGAATTTTCCAAATGGGCTGACGAGGCACCGGAGCTCAGCAACAGGGCTTTGGAAAAGCTTATCGGAAAGCATGAGATCTTTGCAAAGGCGCTTCTCTGGAGCAAGGCTGTGAACAGGGAAATAGAGGCTCTTCCCAAGGAGGAGATTAAGCCTTTCAAAGGTGTTAAAGAAGCTTTATCGCTTATCCACGAAAGCTGCAATGTGGCGGTGGTTTCGAGTGCAAATCCCGAGGCTGTAAAGTCGGAATGGGAAAGATTCGGACTGCTCGATTACGTAGACATCGTCTGTGCACAGGATGTCGGAAGCAAGAGCTACTGCATCAATGAGATCCTTAAAAAAGGCTATAGCCCCAAAAAAGTCCTGATGTGCGGTGATGCTTTAGGAGATGTCAGAGCCGCAGAGAGCAACGGAGTTTTATATTATCCGATCAGGGTAAATCATGAGAATGAGTCCTGGGCCGAGATAACGGGCGAACCCTTTGAACGTTTTATTGATAAGGACTATGAGGGCAGTTATCAGTCCGGTCTCATAGATCAGTTTATGGATAATCTTAGATAA
- the eda gene encoding bifunctional 4-hydroxy-2-oxoglutarate aldolase/2-dehydro-3-deoxy-phosphogluconate aldolase codes for MYEEIRNQLGKVGIIPVVVLNDAKKAEPLGEALMKGGLPAAEVTFRTDAAEESIKILSEKFPDMLVGAGTVLSCEQADRAVEAGAKFIVAPGLNSKVVKHCIEKGYPVTPGVQTPSEMEQAIELGLDFVKFFPAEAAGGLKMIKAVAAPYSGLKFMPTGGLNKDNVREYLSCDKIAACGGSWMVKNDLIEEGNFEEIEELTREAADIVKETRA; via the coding sequence ATGTATGAAGAAATCAGAAATCAGTTGGGTAAAGTAGGAATTATCCCGGTAGTTGTTTTGAATGATGCCAAAAAGGCCGAGCCGCTTGGAGAAGCCCTTATGAAAGGCGGGCTTCCGGCAGCGGAGGTGACCTTCAGGACTGATGCGGCAGAAGAATCTATAAAGATCCTGTCAGAAAAATTCCCGGACATGCTCGTCGGCGCAGGAACGGTATTGAGCTGCGAGCAGGCTGACAGAGCCGTTGAAGCAGGTGCGAAATTTATTGTAGCTCCCGGACTTAACAGTAAAGTCGTAAAGCACTGTATCGAAAAAGGCTATCCCGTAACTCCGGGAGTTCAGACCCCAAGTGAGATGGAGCAGGCAATTGAGCTCGGACTTGATTTCGTAAAGTTCTTCCCGGCAGAGGCAGCGGGTGGATTAAAAATGATCAAGGCAGTTGCAGCACCTTACAGTGGACTAAAATTTATGCCCACCGGCGGATTAAATAAGGACAATGTCCGTGAATATTTATCCTGCGACAAGATCGCGGCCTGCGGCGGAAGCTGGATGGTTAAAAATGATCTTATCGAGGAAGGTAATTTTGAAGAAATAGAGGAGCTTACCCGCGAAGCTGCAGATATAGTAAAGGAGACACGTGCATAA
- the uxuA gene encoding mannonate dehydratase — translation MEMTLRWYGKDHDTVTLEQIRQIPGVTGVITTLYDTMPGEVWSRERIRAMKDEVEAAGLRVAGIESVNVHEDIKLGKPSRDRLIDNYIETLKNLGEEDIHMVCYNFMPVFDWTRTELARKRADGSTVLAYTQEAVDALVPEKMFESISGDMNGTVMPGWEPERLAHVKELFEEYKGVTDEDLFNNLKYFLEKIMPVCDKYDINMAIHPDDPAWPVFGLPRIIINKENILRMTKMVDNPHNGVTFCSGSYGTNLKNDLPDMIRSLKGRIHFAHVRNLKFNSPTDFEEAAHLSSDGSFDIYEIVKALYDIGFDGPIRPDHGRMIWGEKAMPGYGLYDRALGATYINGLWEAIEKADKRK, via the coding sequence ATGGAAATGACACTCAGATGGTACGGAAAAGACCATGATACAGTAACTTTAGAGCAGATAAGACAGATCCCGGGGGTTACCGGGGTAATTACAACTTTGTATGATACAATGCCCGGCGAGGTCTGGAGCAGGGAGAGGATCCGTGCGATGAAGGATGAGGTCGAAGCCGCAGGACTTAGGGTCGCAGGTATCGAAAGTGTAAATGTGCACGAGGATATCAAACTCGGAAAACCCAGCCGTGACAGGCTTATCGATAACTATATCGAAACTCTTAAAAACCTGGGTGAAGAAGACATTCACATGGTATGCTACAATTTCATGCCTGTTTTTGACTGGACACGTACAGAGCTCGCAAGAAAGAGAGCCGATGGTTCGACAGTTCTTGCCTATACGCAGGAAGCGGTAGATGCACTGGTTCCGGAGAAAATGTTTGAATCGATCTCGGGCGACATGAACGGCACTGTAATGCCCGGCTGGGAGCCTGAAAGACTTGCCCACGTCAAGGAGCTTTTTGAGGAATACAAGGGTGTAACGGATGAGGATCTTTTTAATAACTTAAAGTATTTCCTGGAAAAGATAATGCCTGTTTGTGACAAATACGATATAAACATGGCGATCCACCCGGATGATCCGGCATGGCCTGTATTCGGCCTTCCGAGGATCATCATCAATAAAGAGAACATTTTAAGAATGACAAAAATGGTCGACAATCCGCATAACGGTGTTACTTTCTGCTCAGGTTCCTATGGTACTAACTTAAAAAATGACCTTCCGGATATGATCAGAAGCTTAAAGGGCAGGATCCATTTTGCACATGTGAGAAACCTTAAGTTCAACAGCCCGACGGATTTCGAGGAAGCAGCACATTTATCCTCAGACGGAAGCTTTGATATCTATGAGATTGTTAAGGCTCTTTATGATATTGGTTTTGACGGTCCTATCCGTCCCGACCACGGTCGTATGATCTGGGGAGAAAAGGCAATGCCCGGTTACGGACTCTATGACAGGGCGCTCGGAGCAACTTATATCAACGGTCTCTGGGAAGCAATCGAAAAAGCAGATAAAAGAAAATAA
- a CDS encoding SDR family oxidoreductase — MRDYEIDLKGKVAVVTGAGGVLCSMFAKTLAEAGAKVALLDLNEEMACKFADEINAAGGTAKGYKTNVLDKESLNSVHEQVLADLGPCDILLNGAGGNNKRANTDKEYFFAGDELDKDTVSFFDLDQSGVEFVFNLNFIGTLLPTQVFARDMIGKKNCSIINVSSMNAFTPLTKIPAYSGAKAAISNFTQWLAVHFSKESIRVNAIAPGFFVTAQNKDLLFNADGTPTARTEKILAATPMGRFGEAEELNGTLLYLLNEKAASFVTGVVIPIDGGFSAYSGV; from the coding sequence ATGAGAGATTATGAAATTGATTTAAAAGGTAAGGTAGCAGTTGTTACAGGAGCAGGCGGAGTTCTCTGCAGCATGTTCGCAAAGACTCTTGCAGAGGCAGGTGCAAAGGTTGCGCTCCTTGACCTCAATGAGGAAATGGCTTGCAAATTTGCTGATGAGATCAATGCTGCAGGCGGAACGGCAAAGGGATACAAGACCAATGTCCTTGACAAGGAGAGCCTTAACTCGGTTCACGAGCAGGTTCTTGCGGATTTAGGCCCCTGCGATATCCTTCTTAACGGAGCAGGCGGAAACAACAAGAGAGCAAATACCGATAAAGAGTATTTCTTTGCAGGGGATGAGCTCGACAAGGATACGGTAAGCTTTTTCGACCTTGATCAGAGCGGAGTTGAGTTCGTGTTTAACTTAAATTTCATCGGAACCCTGCTTCCTACACAGGTTTTTGCAAGAGATATGATCGGTAAAAAGAACTGCTCTATCATAAATGTTTCTTCCATGAACGCATTCACACCTCTTACAAAGATCCCTGCTTATTCAGGTGCAAAGGCAGCGATCAGCAACTTCACACAGTGGCTCGCAGTGCATTTCTCAAAGGAGAGCATCAGAGTAAATGCCATTGCTCCCGGATTTTTCGTAACTGCACAGAATAAGGATCTCCTTTTCAACGCAGACGGAACTCCTACAGCACGTACCGAAAAGATCCTTGCAGCTACTCCTATGGGACGTTTCGGCGAAGCAGAGGAGCTCAACGGAACACTTCTTTATCTCTTAAATGAGAAGGCAGCAAGCTTCGTTACAGGTGTTGTTATCCCGATCGATGGCGGTTTCTCAGCATACAGCGGGGTATAA
- the uxaC gene encoding glucuronate isomerase, translating to MKRFMDENFLLQTDIAVELFKTAKENPIIDFHNHLNPEEIYKDKNFDNISEVWLGGDHYKWRAMRANGVSEKFITGDAEPFEKFKAWADTVQNLIGNPLYHWTHLELQRYFGIDIPLSLKTAEEIWEKCNSKLKEKEYSVRNLLRMQKVEVLCTTDDPADSLEWHKKIREDGFEIKVFPSFRPEKALGIEKEGYKEYIDRLSAAAGIAVKDIDSLLAALEDRLEFFIDNGCRVSDHSLEGRFFIPTDHDEVNAIFNSVLSGNKLSQEDYGKFKGYVLTELGRLYSRKSVVMQLHIGAVRNNSERFFKQLGADTGFDSLNDFNYAPELSALLNAMDLHGELPKTILYCLNPKDTEMLAAMAGNFCSNEEGIRGKVQLGAAWWFCDHKNGIEKQLEAFSDVGLISTAVGMLTDSRSFLSFPRHEYYRRIVCNKIAGWVENGEYPCDMEYLTGLVNGICSGNARKFFEC from the coding sequence ATGAAGAGATTCATGGATGAAAATTTCCTCCTGCAGACCGACATAGCAGTAGAATTGTTTAAGACTGCGAAGGAAAATCCCATAATTGATTTTCATAATCATCTCAACCCTGAGGAAATTTATAAAGACAAAAATTTTGATAATATCTCGGAAGTCTGGCTCGGCGGCGACCACTATAAGTGGCGCGCCATGAGAGCCAACGGAGTTTCCGAAAAATTCATCACGGGTGACGCTGAGCCTTTTGAGAAATTTAAGGCATGGGCGGATACCGTGCAGAATCTTATCGGAAATCCTCTTTATCACTGGACACATTTAGAACTTCAGAGATATTTCGGGATCGATATTCCTTTATCGCTAAAAACTGCTGAGGAGATATGGGAAAAATGCAACAGTAAGCTTAAGGAAAAGGAATATTCAGTAAGAAATCTCCTTAGGATGCAGAAGGTTGAAGTGCTCTGCACTACTGACGATCCGGCGGACAGCCTCGAATGGCACAAAAAGATCAGGGAAGACGGATTCGAGATCAAAGTATTTCCGAGTTTCAGGCCGGAAAAGGCCCTTGGGATAGAGAAAGAGGGCTATAAAGAATATATTGACAGGCTTTCGGCGGCAGCGGGAATCGCTGTTAAGGATATTGATTCTTTATTAGCAGCCCTTGAAGATCGGCTTGAGTTTTTCATTGACAACGGTTGCCGGGTATCAGACCACAGCCTTGAAGGAAGATTTTTTATCCCGACAGATCATGATGAAGTAAATGCAATTTTTAACTCTGTTTTATCAGGAAATAAGCTGAGTCAGGAGGATTACGGCAAGTTTAAGGGATATGTTCTGACAGAGCTCGGCAGGCTTTACAGTAGAAAGTCAGTTGTGATGCAGCTTCACATAGGTGCTGTCAGAAATAATTCCGAACGATTTTTTAAGCAGCTTGGGGCTGATACGGGATTTGATTCCTTAAATGACTTTAACTATGCGCCGGAGCTTTCGGCTTTATTAAATGCAATGGATCTTCACGGTGAGCTTCCGAAGACGATCCTTTACTGCCTGAATCCTAAGGATACTGAAATGCTCGCAGCGATGGCAGGTAATTTCTGCAGCAATGAGGAGGGCATCCGCGGCAAGGTACAGCTCGGAGCAGCCTGGTGGTTCTGTGATCACAAAAACGGCATTGAGAAGCAGCTGGAAGCTTTTTCAGATGTGGGACTTATTTCCACAGCCGTAGGAATGCTTACGGATTCCAGAAGTTTTCTCTCTTTCCCGAGGCATGAATATTACAGACGGATCGTCTGCAATAAGATAGCCGGCTGGGTCGAAAACGGAGAATATCCCTGTGATATGGAATATCTCACAGGCCTCGTGAATGGAATCTGTTCCGGAAACGCAAGAAAATTTTTTGAATGTTGA